The DNA sequence TTTTGGGAATTCCGTGTACGATTCCTTCGTTAACATTAATGCAAGTAGCCCAATGATATCCGGGGACTCTCATAAAAGACGGTTCTCCTCCGGTTTTCTTTATCAATTCTCGAGCTTTTTCTTCAATTTCCCACGCAGAAACACCGACGCTGACACATTCGGCAAGTGTGTTTTTAACTCCAGCAAGAAGTTTCCCTCCTTCCTGCATTAACTTTATTTCTTGATCTGATTTTATGTGCATTATTCTTTAAATAAATCCATTATCTCGATCGTAATTTGTTTTATCGGTCTTTCACCATCAACTTCACTTAGAATTTGACGTTTTTTAAATTCATCCAGTATTTCTTTGTTTAAGGTATTTGACCACGCCAGACGCTCTCTAATCGCCTCAGGAGTATCGTCTTCTCTCTGGTCTAGTTCGCCACCACATGCGCAATTATTCTCTAACGGTGGATTTGTCACCAAATTGTAAATTCTGCCGCAGGATTTGCAAATTCTTCTTGCCGATAAGCGTCTTATTGATTCGTCTTCCGACACCTTTAGAAATATTACCTTATCAAGTTTCTTGTTTTTTTCAGCCAGCCATACATCTAATGCATTAAGTTGACCGATGGTTCTAGGAAAACCGTCAAAAAAGATTCCGTCCCTATTTTTTGCTTTTTGACTTAGGTAATTCAAAGCAAGCGGAATACTTATGTTTTCGGGAAGAAATGCACCTCTTTCATTTACAATTTTATCTATCTCGGGATCTTCCTCCGCAAGTTTACGTAAATACTTACCCATGTCAAAATAAAACATCTCAAATGCACTTGCCACTCTCCTTGCTTGCGTACCCTTGCCGGAACCCTGCGGTCCGAGAATTAAAATATTCATTAACGGATAAAACTATCGTATTTTTTCATTACCAGCTGCGCTTCAATTTCGCGAGTCAATTCAAGAACAACCGAAACCACAATTAATATGCCAGTACCACCAATCGCTAAATTATTTGCTCCCCCAAGGCTGTTTTGAAAAAACGACGGAAGGATTGCAATAAAACCAAGAAAACTAGCGCCAATTAAAGTCGTCCTATTTAGTACACTTCTTAAGTAATTTTCGGTCTGTTTTCCCGGCCTAATTCCCGGTATAAATCCTCCGTTTTTTTGTAAATTCTCGGCTATTTGTTCCGGATTGAAAACAATCGATGTGTAAAAATACGTAAATCCAAAAACCAAAAGAAAATAGATGGCATTATAAGAAAATGATTGTGGATTAAATACTTCACCAACTTTTGCAGCCATCAAGGCTACTTTTACATTCGGTACACCTGCCAAAAACTGACTAAGAAGCGACGGTAAAAGAACCAAAGAAACAGCAAAGATTATTGGAATAACACCAGCTTGGTTTAGCCTAAGTGGCAAGTAGGAAGCGTTAATTGCACGCCTTCCGATTTGCCTTGCGTAATTTATCGGAATTTGGCGAACCGCCTCACTCATAAATACAATTAATGCAATAATAAGTGCCGCCATAACGACAAAAATAGATGTCGCAAGCATATCCTTTGTATCAATTAAGCTAAATTGCTGAGCAACCGAAACCGGTAGTCGAGCCACAATACCAGCAAAAATCAAAAGTGATATACCGTTACTTATACCATACTCGGTAATCAATTCTCCCAACCAAACTGCAAGCATAGCTCCAGCCATCATCGTTGCTACCAATGCAAGAACCGACAATACTGACAATGTCGTAATAATGCCTTGACTTCTCAAGAGTGTATACATCCCAAATGCCTGCAATGCAGCCAGTGGCACGGTTAAAAATCTAGTATATTGACCTATTTTTTCTCGACCAAATTCACCTTCTTTGGAAAGCACTTCCAAGCTTGGAATGACATATGTCATTAATTGAAGAATAATCGATGCGTTTATATAAGGGGTAAGTCCAAGAGCAAGAATTGAAAAATTTGCAAGCGTACCACCCGAAAAAACATCGAGCAATGAAAGGAGAGGGCTTCCTTGAAACAATGATTGCAGAGAAGTTCTGTCTATTCCCGCCGCCGGTATGTGGGCAATTAATCTATAAACCGCGAGAATAACAGCCGTAATCGTTAATTTCCGTTTAATGTCGGGCGATTTGACCGCCTTTATAAAAAATTGAGATATGTTCCTCATTGCTATATATAAGAAGAATTCTTCTTTACGTTAATCTTACTCCAATTCAACTTTGCCACCGTTTTTCTCTATTAGCTTAGCTGCTTTTTTGGAAATCGGAAGTTTCACCGAGAGTTTTTTCGTTAATCCGGCATTTCCCAAAATCTTGACACCGTATTTTACAGCATCTTTTTCGGACACAATACTATTTTTAACGAGTGTAGCAATATCGACAATCGTCCCCGTCGGCAACATTTCAAGATATGCAACATTAATAATTATTGGATTATTTTTAGATTTAAATTTACCCTTACCTCTTCTTAATGGCAACCTTTTGATAAACGACTTTTTCATCTTCGTTCCTTCAAAAAGAATGTGAATCTTGCGTCTGGCTTTTTGTCCCTTGGTCCCTCTACCCGATGTATGACCACCGCGTCCGCTCCCATATCCACGACCCAATCTTTTTCCGACTTTTACTTTTACTTTAGGTAATTGCATATTATTTTTTATTCAACATTTTTCTATCGTTTATTTTTCTGATCTTTTTCAGTGCAGCAACAGTAGCATAAACATTGCTTGCTTGGTTATTCGTACCCAATATTTTTCCTACCGCATCTCTTACACCCGCAGCTTCAAGTACAACTCGCATCGGACCTCCGGCAATTATTCCGCTTCCCGCAGGTGCCGGTTTAAGTAAAACCCTTGCCGCCGAATATTTTTCTTCTACAGAACAGGGGAGTGTCGTTCCAAGAATCGGCACGTCAAACATATTGCGTTTTGCCAATTCAACCGATTTCTTAATGACACTTCTTACATCACCGGATT is a window from the Candidatus Woesebacteria bacterium genome containing:
- the rpsE gene encoding 30S ribosomal protein S5; this translates as MSNYNYNENKEFEETVVQIKRVSKKTKGGNTMRFTALVVVGDKKGRVGVALSKSGDVRSVIKKSVELAKRNMFDVPILGTTLPCSVEEKYSAARVLLKPAPAGSGIIAGGPMRVVLEAAGVRDAVGKILGTNNQASNVYATVAALKKIRKINDRKMLNKK
- the rplO gene encoding 50S ribosomal protein L15, whose translation is MQLPKVKVKVGKRLGRGYGSGRGGHTSGRGTKGQKARRKIHILFEGTKMKKSFIKRLPLRRGKGKFKSKNNPIIINVAYLEMLPTGTIVDIATLVKNSIVSEKDAVKYGVKILGNAGLTKKLSVKLPISKKAAKLIEKNGGKVELE
- the secY gene encoding preprotein translocase subunit SecY; the encoded protein is MRNISQFFIKAVKSPDIKRKLTITAVILAVYRLIAHIPAAGIDRTSLQSLFQGSPLLSLLDVFSGGTLANFSILALGLTPYINASIILQLMTYVIPSLEVLSKEGEFGREKIGQYTRFLTVPLAALQAFGMYTLLRSQGIITTLSVLSVLALVATMMAGAMLAVWLGELITEYGISNGISLLIFAGIVARLPVSVAQQFSLIDTKDMLATSIFVVMAALIIALIVFMSEAVRQIPINYARQIGRRAINASYLPLRLNQAGVIPIIFAVSLVLLPSLLSQFLAGVPNVKVALMAAKVGEVFNPQSFSYNAIYFLLVFGFTYFYTSIVFNPEQIAENLQKNGGFIPGIRPGKQTENYLRSVLNRTTLIGASFLGFIAILPSFFQNSLGGANNLAIGGTGILIVVSVVLELTREIEAQLVMKKYDSFIR
- a CDS encoding nucleoside monophosphate kinase, which translates into the protein MNILILGPQGSGKGTQARRVASAFEMFYFDMGKYLRKLAEEDPEIDKIVNERGAFLPENISIPLALNYLSQKAKNRDGIFFDGFPRTIGQLNALDVWLAEKNKKLDKVIFLKVSEDESIRRLSARRICKSCGRIYNLVTNPPLENNCACGGELDQREDDTPEAIRERLAWSNTLNKEILDEFKKRQILSEVDGERPIKQITIEIMDLFKE